In one Chitinophaga sancti genomic region, the following are encoded:
- a CDS encoding RNA polymerase sigma-70 factor, which yields MFGTARTLEFNSVVKKYYPAIVFFAEKIIDNHAVAQEIAQDVFVKLWEQGKNFDNDTSIRNFLYLAAKNRCLNYIRDTKRKQQREETIPLSPVSEDEITNNIILAEVWREIDLAINTLPEQCKKVIKLSFQEGKSTDEIAKLLDITESTVRNQKARGLSLLKKTLSSGAFTLLLLMV from the coding sequence ATGTTTGGGACAGCAAGAACACTTGAATTTAATAGCGTGGTAAAAAAATATTACCCGGCAATTGTCTTTTTCGCAGAAAAAATTATCGACAACCATGCTGTAGCACAGGAAATAGCCCAGGATGTCTTTGTAAAACTATGGGAACAGGGAAAAAACTTTGACAACGACACCAGCATCAGAAACTTCCTGTACCTGGCCGCCAAAAACCGTTGTCTCAATTACATCCGCGATACCAAACGTAAACAACAACGGGAAGAAACCATCCCACTCAGCCCCGTCTCAGAAGACGAAATCACCAATAATATCATCCTTGCAGAAGTATGGAGAGAAATCGACCTTGCCATCAATACCCTGCCGGAACAATGTAAAAAAGTTATAAAACTTAGCTTCCAGGAAGGTAAATCGACCGACGAAATCGCCAAACTGCTGGATATTACTGAAAGCACTGTCCGTAATCAAAAAGCCAGGGGCCTTTCTTTATTAAAGAAAACCTTGTCCAGCGGGGCTTTTACATTGCTCTTGCTGATGGTATAA
- a CDS encoding serine hydrolase domain-containing protein codes for MDALITHITENKYANLYSLLIYHSNTIIYENYFSGHSADSLFDIRSSFKSILSLLVGISLDQGHIHSLDDKVSLYFDDTRYAPFFTGRKRDITVRHLLTMKSGLICEEFFSSHDCETPMEKSDNWITFCMERPLANKPGHQWSYGTCNTLIAGALIEVAAGISLGTFAARYLFTPLGINDYKWTRDPSGNYMSGGSFFMRAPDMLKIGQLMLGNGSFSHQRIISGEYLALATSPINKIPSFSFVGQSGLKDISCKPAYYGFYWYTESVKVGKRFYTCQFTSGNGGQYLLLIRELALVVVCTQGNFDSPRAKQFFELLIQQIIPAVLQ; via the coding sequence ATGGATGCGCTAATAACCCACATTACTGAAAATAAATACGCGAATCTTTATAGTCTTCTCATTTATCACAGCAATACAATTATCTATGAAAATTATTTTTCGGGTCACTCTGCTGACTCATTGTTTGATATCAGGTCCTCTTTTAAATCAATCCTGTCATTATTGGTAGGCATTTCTCTGGATCAAGGGCATATCCATAGTCTTGATGACAAAGTCTCATTGTATTTTGACGATACCAGGTATGCGCCCTTTTTTACCGGGAGGAAAAGGGATATTACCGTACGGCACCTGCTGACTATGAAATCGGGCCTCATTTGCGAGGAGTTTTTTTCTTCCCATGATTGTGAAACACCTATGGAGAAAAGTGATAACTGGATTACTTTCTGCATGGAAAGGCCTTTGGCAAACAAGCCCGGTCATCAATGGTCATATGGCACCTGCAATACGCTTATTGCCGGTGCACTAATCGAAGTTGCTGCGGGAATATCACTTGGAACATTCGCAGCCAGGTATCTTTTTACTCCTCTCGGGATCAATGACTACAAATGGACCAGGGATCCTTCCGGCAACTACATGTCCGGCGGTTCCTTCTTTATGCGGGCGCCGGATATGCTTAAAATAGGGCAACTGATGTTAGGCAATGGTAGCTTCTCGCATCAGCGTATCATTTCGGGCGAATACCTGGCCCTTGCAACATCTCCTATCAATAAAATACCTTCTTTTTCTTTTGTTGGTCAAAGCGGGCTTAAGGATATTTCCTGCAAGCCAGCTTATTATGGCTTCTATTGGTATACCGAATCTGTTAAAGTGGGTAAACGTTTTTATACATGTCAGTTTACTTCAGGCAATGGAGGGCAGTATTTGCTGCTGATCAGGGAACTGGCTTTGGTTGTTGTTTGTACACAAGGGAATTTTGATTCCCCACGTGCCAAACAGTTTTTTGAATTGCTGATTCAACAGATTATCCCGGCAGTACTT